In one Lolium rigidum isolate FL_2022 chromosome 3, APGP_CSIRO_Lrig_0.1, whole genome shotgun sequence genomic region, the following are encoded:
- the LOC124703720 gene encoding indole-3-acetaldehyde oxidase-like: MGSSAKPAGQRVVLAVNGARYEAAGVELSMPLLEFLRTRTNVRGPKLGCGEGGCGACVVLISMYDPCTQEVNEFAASSCLSLVGTLNFCSVTTSEGIGNTKDGFHSVQQRLSGFHASQCGYCTPGMCMSIFSALTNADKAAARPAPPEGFSKLTISEAEKSISGNLCRCTGYRPIVDACKSFAADVDLEDLGLNSFWKKGADPADVSKLPAYSSASICTFPDFLKAEIESSVNQMDYVPPQKKLKKIDNVPAPVVFSDDGWYYPKSIAELERLLDSNWFDESSVKIVASNTCSGVYKDEDLYDKHIDINRIPELSVINRTNKGAEIGAAVSISKAIDVFSDETLVFRKIADHLNKVASPFVRNTATIGGNIIMAQRLHLPSDIATVLLAAGSTVTVQVASKKLCLTLEDFLAQPPSDSRTLLVSIFVPHWGSANVAFETSRASPRPSGNAISYVNSAFLARLSEAASSGKILIEDICLAFGAYGTEHAIRARNVENFLKGKSVSVPVILEAVRLLKDVIIPSVGTTHPEYRVSLAVSFLFSFLSSLANKLNEPARADAPNLGIMDSVSVSSPGKHVNSDSLPIRSRQELLSTDGYKQIGKPINKTGVELQASGEAVYVDDIPVPKDCLYGAFIYSTHPHARINGIKFRPSLASQKVIAVIDAKDIPSGGENVFTNFRMVEDEPIFANSVTEYAGQLVGIVIAETQNYAYMAAKQAIIEYSTENLEPPILTIEDAIQHNSFYIPPPYLAPKPVGDFDKGMSEADYKILSADVKLESQCFFYLEMQVALAIPDEDNCITVYSSVQMPEVAQQDIGRCLGIPFHNVRVITRRVGGGFGGKSMKAVHVACACAVAAFKLRRPVRMYLDRKTDMIMTGGRHLMKAKYSVGFKSDGTITALRLDLGIQAGIWPDYSPFMPFSVIEALKKYNWGALAFDIKVCRTNISPKQAMRAPGGVQGSFIAEAIVEHVASMLSVETNTIRRKNLHDFKSLKVFFGDCAGEPSAYSLVTIFEKLAFSPDYQQRAAAVELFNSGSRWKKRGISCVPITYTVFLRPTPGRVSILKDSSIVVEVGGVEIGQGLWTKVTQMTAFVLGQLWPDGDEGLLDKVRVIQADTLSVVQGGVTDGSTTSQASCEAVRLSCAALVKRLKPIKEDLEAKSSLVTWRSLIAQATTVNVNLSAHAYWLPDPTFTSYLNYGAAVSEVEVDVLTGATTILRSDILFDCGQSLNPAIDLGQVEGAFVYGIGFFTNEEYRTNSDGLLISDGTYSYKIPSVDTIPKQFNVEFFDSPRSQKRILSSKASGEPPLLLASSVHCAMREAIRAARKEFSVCTGPANSPLTFQMDVPATMATVKELCGFDVVEKYLRSLPATKA; encoded by the exons ATGGGTTCATCGGCGAAGCCGGCAGGGCAGCGGGTGGTGCTAGCCGTGAACGGCGCGAGGTACGAGGCCGCCGGCGTCGAGCTGTCAATGCCGCTGCTCGAGTTCCTGCGAACACGGACCAACGTCAGGGGCCCCAAGCTCGGCTGCGGCGAAG GTGGATGCGGCGCATGTGTGGTCCTAATATCCATGTATGACCCATGCACACAAGAGGTGAATGAGTTCGCGGCAAGCTCCTGTCTGTCACTCGTTGGCACCCTGAATTTCTGCTCGGTGACCACCAGCGAAGGCATCGGCAACACCAAGGATGGATTTCACAGCGTGCAGCAGCGCCTCTCTGGTTTCCATGCCTCTCAGTGCGGCTACTGCACCCCGGGCATGTGCATGTCCATCTTCTCTGCGCTCACCAACGCCGACAAGGCGGCTGCCCGCCCTGCTCCGCCTGAGGGGTTCTCCAAGCTTACCATCTCCGAGGCTGAGAAGTCCATCTCGGGCAACTTGTGCCGATGCACTGGCTATAGGCCTATAGTTGATGCATGCAAGAGTTTTGCGGCTGATGTCGACCTTGAGGacctgggcctcaactccttctgGAAGAAAGGTGCAGACCCTGCAGATGTCAGCAAGCTGCCAGCGTACTCCAGTGCCTCCATCTGCACCTTCCCAGACTTCCTCAAAGCTGAGATCGAATCTTCTGTGAATCAAATGGACTATGTCCCAccccaaaaaaaattaaaaaaaatcgacAATGTCCCAGCCCCGGTTGTGTTCAGTGACGATGGCTGGTACTATCCTAAGAGCATCGCCGAACTCGAAAGGCTGCTAGATTCCAACTGGTTTGACGAAAGCTCAGTGAAGATTGTGGCTTCAAACACTTGCTCTGGTGTTTACAAGGATGAAGACCTATATGACAAGCACATCGACATCAACAGGATTCCAGAGCTTTCAGTCATCAACAGAACCAACAAGGGTGCTGAGATCGGAGCAGCTGTATCCATCTCCAAAGCCATTGATGTTTTCTCGGATGAAACCCTGGTCTTCAGAAAGATTGCTGATCATCTGAACAAGGTAGCATCGCCATTTGTTCGCAACACTGCAACCATTGGTGGAAACATAATCATGGCACAGAGGCTGCACTTACCGTCAGACATTGCAACAGTTCTTCTGGCTGCAGGTTCAACCGTGACCGTTCAAGTGGCTTCCAAGAAGCTCTGTCTTACACTGGAGGACTTCTTGGCGCAGCCTCCATCTGATTCTAGGACCCTACTGGTCAGCATATTTGTCCCACATTGGGGCTCAGCTAATGTAGCCTTTGAGACTTCTCGAGCATCACCTCGTCCATCCGGCAACGCTATCTCATATGTCAACTCTGCGTTCTTGGCAAGGCTATCAGAGGCTGCATCATCAGGGAAGATTCTCATTGAGGATATATGCTTGGCATTTGGTGCTTATGGAACTGAACACGCGATCAGGGCTAGGAATGTCGAGAACTTCCTTAAGGGAAAATCAGTAAGTGTACCTGTAATACTTGAAGCTGTGCGGTTGCTTAAAGATGTTATTATACCATCAGTAGGAACCACACATCCTGAATACAGAGTTAGCTTGGCAGTCAGTTTTCTGTTCAGTTTCCTGTCTTCCCTTGCCAACAAACTGAATGAACCAGCAAGAGCTGATGCTCCCAATTTGGGAATAATGGATAGTGTCAGTGTGTCCTCGCCGGGGAAGCATGTTAACAGCGATAGTTTGCCAATTCGCTCAAGACAGGAACTGCTTTCCACTGACGGATATAAACAAATTGGCAAGCCCATCAATAAAACTGGTGTAGAGCTACAAGCTTCAG GGGAAGCTGTGTACGTTGATGACATCCCTGTTCCTAAGGATTGCCTCTATGGAGCATTCATCTACAGCACACATCCTCATGCTCGTATAAATGGAATCAAGTTCAGACCATCTTTGGCTTCACAAAAGGTTATTGCGGTTATTGATGCAAAGGACATTCCAAGTGGTGGTGAAAATGTGTTTACCAACTTTAGAATGGTAGAAGACGAGCCGATTTTTGCTAATTCAGTTACTGAATATGCTGGTCAACTTGTTGGCATTGTG ATTGCTGAAACACAGAATTATGCCTATATGGCGGCAAAACAAGCTATTATTGAGTATAGCACCGAAAATCTAGAGCCACCAATTCTGACAATAGAGGACGCGATCCAGCATAACAGCTTCTACATTCCTCCCCCGTATTTAGCTCCTAAGCCAGTTGGTGACTTTGACAAAGGAATGTCTGAAGCTGATTACAAGATTTTATCAGCAGAT GTGAAACTTGAATCCCAGTGCTTCTTCTACTTGGAGATGCAGGTCGCCTTAGCTATCCCCGACGAAGATAACTGTATCACTGTTTACTCCTCAGTGCAAATGCCTGAGGTCGCACAGCAAGACATTGGAAGGTGCCTTGGCATACCGTTCCACAATGTTCGTGTCATCACAAGAAGAGTTGGAGGTGGCTTTGGTGGGAAGTCAATGAAAGCAGTGCAT GTTGCATGTGCATGTGCAGTTGCAGCATTCAAGCTGCGGCGCCCTGTTCGGATGTACCTTGACCGCAAGACGGACATGATAATGACAGGAGGACGGCACCTGATGAAGGCAAAGTACTCGGTTGGATTCAAGTCGGACGGCACAATAACAGCCCTGCGCCTTGATCTCGGAATCCAAGCCGGAATATGGCCTGACTACAGTCCATTTATGCCATTTTCTGTTATAGAGGCTCTGAAGAAGTACAACTGGGGTGCCCTCGCATTTGACATAAAGGTTTGCAGGACTAACATATCGCCCAAGCAGGCCATGCGTGCACCTGGTGGAGTGCAGGGCTCCTTCATCGCGGAAGCCATAGTCGAGCATGTTGCCTCAATGCTCTCAGTCGAAACCAACACCATCAGAAGGAAGAACCTTCATGACTTCAAGAGCCTCAAGGTGTTCTTCGGGGACTGTGCAGGCGAGCCCTCGGCCTACAGCCTCGTcaccatcttcgagaaactggctTTTTCACCCGACTACCAGCAAAGGGCTGCCGCAGTCGAGCTTTTCAACAGCGGCAGCAGGTGGAAGAAGCGTGGCATCTCCTGCGTGCCAATCACTTATACGGTATTTCTCAGGCCAACTCCGGGGAGGGTGTCCATCTTGAAAGACAGTTCCATAGTCGTTGAGGTCGGCGGCGTTGAGATAGGCCAAGGGCTGTGGACCAAAGTGACGCAGATGACTGCATTCGTGCTGGGGCAGCTATGGCCCGATGGTGACGAAGGACTCCTCGACAAGGTACGGGTCATCCAGGCCGACACGCTTAGCGTGGTCCAAGGAGGTGTGACCGATGGGAGCACTACCTCTCAGGCCAGCTGTGAGGCGGTCCGACTGTCGTGCGCTGCGCTTGTCAAGAGGCTTAAGCCTATCAAAGAAGACCTGGAGGCCAAGTCCAGCCTGGTTACATGGCGCTCCTTGATTGCGCAG GCAACAACGGTGAACGTGAACTTGTCGGCGCATGCCTACTGGCTCCCTGACCCAACTTTCACCAGCTACTTGAACTATGGAGCAGCTGTTAGTGAG GTGGAAGTCGATGTCTTGACAGGAGCAACCACGATCCTCCGGAGTGACATTCTGTTTGACTGTGGGCAGAGCCTGAATCCAGCGATAGACTTGGGCCAG GTCGAAGGTGCATTTGTGTACGGGATAGGATTCTTCACAAATGAGGAGTACAGGACCAACTCCGACGGCCTGCTCATCAGTGATGGCACGTATTCCTACAAGATCCCCTCAGTGGACACCATCCCAAAGCAGTTCAACGTCGAGTTCTTCGACAGCCCCCGCAGCCAAAAGCGCATCCTCTCCTCAAAAG CTTCTGGTGAGCCGCCCCTGCTCCTCGCGTCCTCGGTGCACTGCGCGATGAGGGAAGCCATCAGAGCGGCCAGGAAGGAGTTCTCGGTGTGCACCGGACCTGCGAACTCGCCGCTGACGTTCCAGATGGACGTGCCGGCAACGATGGCTACAGTCAAGGAGCTCTGCGGCTTTGATGTTGTCGAGAAGTACCTCAGGAGCCTCCCCGCCACCAAGGCGTGA